In Nitrosophilus alvini, the following are encoded in one genomic region:
- a CDS encoding NAD(P)-binding domain-containing protein yields MEKVYDIAIIGAGPAGIGTAIEAFIFGIKDILLIEKADNHSSTIRKFYKDNKRVDKDWMGQKVECEGNIIFMDGTKETTLDLFDRLLDKHKIDTEFNTEIEKIEKKGDIFDIETTDNRQFKAKNVVISIGKMGKPNKPTYKIPPSIKQKVNFNLDSCSQGEKILVVGGGNSAAEYAYFLADSNDVTLNYRRARFTRLNPENDKIVERYADEGKLRLKLGIDIESLESEHGKVKVNFSNNKSEIFDRVIYAIGGTTPTEFLRKCGLNIVGKKVEVDDNFETEIPGLFAAGDIVTDTGGSIAIALNHGYRIAKYIKENR; encoded by the coding sequence ATGGAAAAAGTTTATGATATTGCCATTATTGGTGCAGGACCCGCAGGAATAGGCACAGCTATTGAAGCCTTCATATTTGGCATCAAAGATATACTATTGATTGAAAAAGCAGATAACCACTCTTCGACCATAAGGAAATTTTATAAAGATAACAAACGGGTTGACAAAGACTGGATGGGACAGAAAGTTGAATGTGAAGGAAATATCATCTTTATGGATGGAACTAAAGAGACTACACTTGATCTTTTTGACAGACTTCTTGATAAACATAAAATTGATACCGAATTCAATACTGAAATAGAAAAAATTGAAAAAAAAGGCGATATTTTTGATATAGAGACTACGGACAACAGGCAGTTTAAAGCAAAAAATGTAGTAATTTCGATAGGTAAAATGGGTAAACCAAATAAACCTACATATAAAATCCCACCCTCAATAAAACAAAAAGTCAACTTCAATCTCGACAGCTGTTCTCAGGGCGAAAAAATACTTGTTGTTGGTGGAGGAAATTCTGCAGCGGAATATGCCTATTTTTTAGCAGATTCCAATGATGTTACGCTTAATTACAGAAGAGCAAGATTTACAAGACTAAACCCGGAAAACGATAAAATAGTGGAAAGATATGCCGATGAAGGAAAACTTAGATTGAAACTTGGCATAGATATAGAATCTTTGGAAAGCGAACATGGGAAAGTGAAAGTCAATTTCAGCAATAATAAAAGCGAGATTTTTGATAGAGTAATATATGCGATAGGAGGGACAACTCCCACAGAATTCTTAAGAAAATGCGGTCTTAATATCGTGGGTAAAAAAGTCGAAGTAGATGATAATTTTGAAACCGAAATACCTGGACTCTTCGCTGCAGGTGATATCGTGACTGATACGGGAGGTTCTATAGCAATAGCTTTAAACCATGGATACAGAATAGCCAAATATATCAAAGAGAATCGATAG